The Oreochromis niloticus isolate F11D_XX linkage group LG2, O_niloticus_UMD_NMBU, whole genome shotgun sequence genome includes a region encoding these proteins:
- the rest gene encoding RE1-silencing transcription factor produces the protein MAVQPVFSLDMFPVGVPLMEDGQNLSDMPRNTLPAPQLVMLANVAAVTAAESGGGCDGEKEMMELKTVGGSYSDSEDESVIRYGYENQNQRDAGIEKYPETLGPGIRAVVVGNRTEENENEDEEDKAEDLSCPPQPRSSSSATTTKTPPPQSAKRKDGPVVTESTKKKKPFHCKPCHFQAENEQEFVDHLSSHSISKMMVVNRVEGRSKTKSKEAEAPEAPAGGEAESGGEVAANADDIKGLIRCERCGYNTNRYDHYIAHLKHHNKEGEDHRVFKCTLCPYTTVSQYHWRKHLRNHFPSKLHTCSQCSYFSDRKSNYIQHIRTHTGVRPFQCPYCDYSSSQKTHLTRHMRTHSGERPFKCESCTYLAANQHEVTRHARQVHNGPKPLSCPYCEYKTADRSNYKKHVELHLNPRQFLCPLCKYAASKKCNLQYHIKSRHSGCNVALDVSKVKLRVKKPGPESAEEKSDSGANKLDDSSSIEEDLDMDKGEEESSPINLSIRKNTRPSTGQSVQTETPDKVQKKSTITSEKLPKTKDKVESEKKITRQKKVEKVTESPVENAPVKEIQTETGSVENKVKRRAKKLATEKVAVQNQAEAPITQKNPAETEKSDQQRPEEARSARQKLDKEEQKVMPEKEKENQKNDSKNASKARKSGTKKSEKTTEHVKQAPQKPKCPEKGQKEKVVKEKTLKRRAVEALDLSSKPCTPSKTRRVKASAVEDVQSKPASQETSKVTESSLTAHKSNGAIPAKQKKTRSSNKKATIPQPAVEPAEGGATSINSPCSEAPKVSPHLDNSKKTAHSDPKEHSPAARTTSASTHAPSESEKTPNKPSEKTDISPTCSSGEDTPSPAEEQPAPTFLKPKSPPSLVLPGQRSKPTEPEDDEGIHSSHEGGSDISDSASEGSDDSGLNGNGAGSTKMPNDPETPTDEIPTPTELKSHMCIFCDRTFPLEVEYRRHLNRHLVNVYYMDSSSQK, from the exons ATGGCAGTTCAGCCCGTGTTCTCGCTCGACATGTTCCCCGTGGGCGTTCCTCTGATGGAGGATGGGCAGAATCTCAGCGACATGCCCAGGAACACGCTGCCCGCCCCTCAGTTGGTGATGCTGGCAAACGTGGCAGCGGTGACAGCCGCGGAGAGCGGTGGTGGATGTGACGGTGAGAAGGAGATGATGGAGCTGAAAACTGTGGGAGGCAGCTACTCGGACAGCGAGGACGAGAGTGTGATCAG GTATGGTTATGAGAACCAGAATCAGAGAGATGCCGGTATTGAGAAGTATCCCGAGACTCTGGGCCCAGGTATCCGCGCCGTGGTTGTTGGAAACAGGACAGAGGAGAATGAGAACGAGGATGAGGAAGACAAAGCTGAAGATCTTTCCTGCCCGCCTCAGCcccgctcctcctcctccgccaCCACCACCAAAACACCACCTCCCCAGAGTGCCAAACGCAAAGACGGTCCTGTTGTGACGGAGAgcacgaagaagaagaaaccatTCCACTGCAAACCATGTCACTTCCAGGCGGAAAATGAGCAGGAGTTTGTGGATCATCTTAGCAGCCACAGCATCAGCAAGATGATGGTGGTGAACCGGGTGGAGGGGAGGAGCAAGACCAAGTCAAAGGAGGCAGAAGCACCCGAGGCCCCAGCAGGTGGGGAGGCCGAGAGCGGCGGGGAGGTGGCAGCCAATGCAGATGATATCAAAGGGCTGATCAGGTGTGAGCGTTGCGGCTACAACACCAACCGATACGACCACTACATCGCCCACCTGAAACACCACAACAAGGAGGGTGAAGACCACAG GGTGTTTAAGTGTACTCTGTGTCCATACACCACCGTCAGTCAGTACCACTGGAGGAAACACCTAAGGAATCACTTCCCCAGCAAACTGCACACCTGCAGCCAGTGCTCCTACTTCTCTGACCGCAAGAGCAACTATATCCAGCACATTCGGACTCACACTG GTGTTCGCCCTTTCCAGTGTCCATACTGCGACTACTCAAGCTCACAAAAGACCCATCTGACCCGACACATGAGGACTCACTCAG GTGAGCGTCCTTTCAAGTGCGAGAGCTGTACCTACTTGGCAGCCAACCAACACGAGGTGACTCGACACGCTCGACAGGTCCACAATGGCCCCAAACCTCTTTCCTGCCCCTACTGTGAGTACAAAACCGCCGATCGCAGCAACTACAAGAAGCATGTTGAACTCCACCTCAACCCTCGGCAGTTCCTCTGTCCCCTCTGCAAGTATGCTGCCTCCAAGAAATGCAACCTGCAGTATCACATCAAGTCTAGGCACTCTGGCTGCAACGTTGCCCTGGATGTTTCCAAAGTCAAGCTGCGAGTCAAGAAACCAGGTCCAGAGAGTGCAGAGGAAAAGTCAGACTCTGGAGCAAATAAGCTCGATGATTCATCCAGCATTGAGGAAGACCTGGACATGGACAAGGGGGAGGAGGAGTCGAGTcctatcaatctgtcaatcaGAAAAAACACTCGGCCCAGTACTGGCCAATCGGTACAGACCGAAACACCTGACAAGGTTCAGAAGAAATCAACCATCACATCTGAGAAACTGCCAAAGACGAAGGACAAAGTGGAATCAGAGAAAAAGATCACAAGACAGAAGAAGGTCGAGAAGGTCACTGAGAGTCCGGTGGAGAACGCACCTGTTAAAGAAATCCAGACGGAGACAGGAAGTGTAGAGAACAAGGTGAAGAGACGAGCCAAGAAGCTTGCAACAGAGAAAGTAGCTGTTCAGAACCAAGCAGAAGCACCCATAACCCAGAAAAACCCAGCAGAGACTGAGAAATCTGACCAGCAAAGACCAGAGGAGGCAAGATCAGCCAGGCAGAAGCTGGACAAAGAGGAACAAAAAGTGATGcctgagaaagagaaagaaaatcagaAGAATGACAGCAAAAATGCCAGCAAAGCCAGAAAGTCTGGAACAAAGAAGTCTGAGAAGACCACAGAGCACGTCAAACAAGCTCCACAGAAACCCAAGTGTCCAGAGAAAGGTCAGAAGGAAAAGGTAGTCAAGGAAAAGACCTTAAAGAGGAGAGCTGTGGAGGCTTTAGATCTTTCCAGCAAGCCCTGCACTCCATCCAAAACCAGGAGGGTGAAAGCCTCAGCTGTGGAGGATGTTCAGTCTAAACCTGCCTCACAAGAGACCAGCAAGGTAACTGAGTCCAGTCTGACAGCACACAAGTCCAATGGGGCAATACCTgcaaagcagaagaagacaaggAGCTCCAACAAGAAAGCCACCATCCCTCAGCCTGCTGTGGAGCCAGCAGAGGGTGGAGCAACTTCAATCAACAGTCCATGCTCAGAGGCTCCTAAAGTTTCTCCTCATCTGGACAACTCAAAGAAAACTGCTCACAGCGACCCAAAAGAACACAGCCCTGCAGCAAGAACCACCTCCGCAAGTACACATGCTCCATCAGAGTCGGAAAAGACTCCGAACAAACCCTCTGAGAAGACGGACATTTCACCCACCTGCAGCTCCGGTGAGGACACGCCTTCTCCTGCTGAAGAACAACCTGCCCCAACATTCCTAAAACCCAAGTCACCACCTTCTCTGGTGCTCCCTGGGCAGCGAAGCAAACCCACCGAGCCCGAGGATGACGAGGGCATCCACAGCAGCCACGAAGGAGGGAGTGACATCAGTGACAGCGCCTCTGAGGGCAGCGATGACTCCGGCCTCAATGGCAACGGCGCCGGGTCGACTAAGATGCCCAATGACCCGGAAACACCCACTGATGAGATCCCGACTCCTACTGAGCTAAAGAGTCACATGTGCATCTTCTGCGACCGCACGTTCCCCCTGGAGGTGGAGTACCGGCGCCACCTGAACCGCCACCTGGTGAACGTCTACTACATGGACAGCAGTTCCCAGAAATGA
- the LOC102079335 gene encoding uncharacterized protein LOC102079335 isoform X1, whose product MMRWWKNKRDNLRTVKMCNLEAVRGNWMEFNQVKCTVDWIISEDRMLFMTTLLDSKFLIQLMREYLKVNETTKLNTFPLRLTDMGNIKVELEQANQSEGITEPEGRPLRRSSEVTSSLVTSAVKFLDQTSTRMSLEAESNLPSTPRLIMLGQSLMTATCWMVSAEGRVIVELDKENTFADAVSLLWFILCIEPGIPGVSVCNIGTNSEMIHGPCFLDICTRRTPMKTSSLAILQEAVSVQ is encoded by the exons atgatgagatGGTGGAAGAACAAAAGAGACAATTTACGGACCGTTAAGATGTGCAACTTAGAAGCAGTCAGAGGTAACTGGATGGAGTTCAATCAGGTTAAATGCACAGTTGATTGGATTATATCTGAAGATCGTATGCTATTCATGACAACTCTGCTAGACTCCAAATTTCTCATCCAATTAATGCGGGAGTATCTCAAAGTAAATGAAACAACTAAACTTAACACTTTTCCCCTAAGACTGACTGACATGGGAAACATTAAAGTTGAACTGGAACAAGCTAATCAGTCtgaag GAATCACAGAACCAGAAGGGAGACCACTGAGGAGGAGTTCTGAGGTCACCAGTTCACTGGTGACCTCAGCTGTCAAGTTCCTGGAT CAAACATCTACCAGGATGTCCCTTGAAGCAGAGAGCAACCTGCCAAGCACCCCAAGGCTGATTATGCTTG gacaaagtttaatgaccgccacctgctggatggTGAGTGCAGAGGGGCGTGTAATTGTTGAGCTGGACAAAGAGAACACCTTTGCTGATGCTGTCAGTCTTCTTTGGTTCATTCTATGTATTGAACCTGGAATACCAGGAGTCAGCGTGTGCAACATTGGAACTAATTCAGAG ATGATCCATGGCCCATGCTTTCTGGACATTTGCACAAGACGAACACCAATGAAGACAAGCTCTCTCGCCATCTTGCAAGAAGCTGTCTCTGTCCAATAG
- the LOC102079335 gene encoding uncharacterized protein LOC102079335 isoform X2, with translation MMKYYKEDEDSLFQTSTRMSLEAESNLPSTPRLIMLGQSLMTATCWMVSAEGRVIVELDKENTFADAVSLLWFILCIEPGIPGVSVCNIGTNSEMIHGPCFLDICTRRTPMKTSSLAILQEAVSVQ, from the exons ATGATGAAGTACTACAAGGAAGATGAAGACTCCCTCTTT CAAACATCTACCAGGATGTCCCTTGAAGCAGAGAGCAACCTGCCAAGCACCCCAAGGCTGATTATGCTTG gacaaagtttaatgaccgccacctgctggatggTGAGTGCAGAGGGGCGTGTAATTGTTGAGCTGGACAAAGAGAACACCTTTGCTGATGCTGTCAGTCTTCTTTGGTTCATTCTATGTATTGAACCTGGAATACCAGGAGTCAGCGTGTGCAACATTGGAACTAATTCAGAG ATGATCCATGGCCCATGCTTTCTGGACATTTGCACAAGACGAACACCAATGAAGACAAGCTCTCTCGCCATCTTGCAAGAAGCTGTCTCTGTCCAATAG